One window of the Synechococcus sp. CC9311 genome contains the following:
- a CDS encoding ATP adenylyltransferase — MKAETYWKRALQQSERALKSGSLVPLSTSLEHLFSSSENNFELRTLESSLPKHLKRKGPKPNPFQPWDQQLEVARLDPGHAVILNKYPVQRGHMLLITSDWAAQDGWLNLADWTAFVHVDQDTTGLWFFNSGPIAGASQPHRHLQLLPRSKDETSCPRDLWFQNRLISQRTNESSSDPLFNGCSVVSRLSHNKDPNKQAQDLYKDYLSLSEKLGIGHPSQDQRPRSFYNLLLTPQWMAMVRRGREGAAGFSINALGFAGYLLATANSDVNWLKRHGPEALLREVILEISENTVVE, encoded by the coding sequence ATGAAAGCTGAGACGTACTGGAAACGAGCTCTCCAGCAAAGCGAGAGGGCATTGAAGTCGGGTTCATTGGTCCCACTAAGTACATCATTAGAGCATCTTTTTAGCAGTTCAGAAAACAATTTTGAATTGCGAACACTCGAAAGCAGCCTTCCTAAACATTTAAAAAGAAAAGGTCCTAAACCCAATCCATTCCAACCATGGGATCAGCAGCTGGAAGTTGCGCGCCTGGATCCAGGCCATGCCGTCATCCTGAACAAATACCCTGTCCAACGCGGACACATGCTGCTAATTACTTCCGATTGGGCCGCTCAAGATGGCTGGCTTAATTTGGCTGACTGGACAGCATTCGTTCACGTTGACCAAGACACAACAGGACTGTGGTTTTTCAACAGCGGACCAATTGCAGGCGCAAGTCAGCCACACCGACATCTTCAACTCCTACCGCGCAGCAAAGACGAGACAAGCTGTCCCAGAGATCTCTGGTTTCAAAACCGATTGATATCACAAAGAACAAACGAATCTTCTAGCGATCCTTTATTCAACGGCTGTTCTGTTGTCTCGCGATTAAGTCACAACAAAGATCCCAATAAGCAAGCACAAGACCTCTACAAAGATTACCTATCACTTTCTGAAAAGTTGGGCATTGGTCACCCTTCTCAAGATCAACGGCCAAGATCTTTTTACAACCTGTTATTGACTCCGCAATGGATGGCGATGGTGAGGCGAGGGAGAGAGGGTGCTGCAGGTTTCAGCATTAATGCCCTTGGATTTGCTGGATATCTATTGGCCACTGCAAACTCAGATGTGAACTGGCTGAAGAGGCACGGACCCGAGGCTTTATTGCGTGAAGTGATTCTCGAAATCAGTGAAAACACGGTTGTGGAGTAA
- a CDS encoding SpoIID/LytB domain-containing protein — protein sequence MTATAGLIAVVSLTIKAIGQLEQQRSQKHTLEKLLENSSTDQQTAHSSADSSVNSSDPSKSVQHPTPGAKPIGAPGNPIVRVALLSQSPPRAVDLSGQAECRFSNGEIVEKRTLEMVLAERRSNLVTCQSGQNGAVVVNERSYPETVYFLNRGTGWIVINQLPLERYVASVVGAEMPSHWNPEALKAQAVAARSYALVHLVRPADSDFNLGDTTRWQAYGGLNTQSVRTAAATKATKGLVLSFQGGLVESLYASTSEIVAEAHSHLGASMSQHGAQNLATKGLKFNEILGHYYVGASLASLKTNES from the coding sequence ATGACCGCCACCGCGGGACTGATTGCTGTGGTCTCCTTGACCATCAAAGCGATAGGGCAGCTCGAACAACAGCGCAGCCAAAAACACACCCTTGAAAAGCTGCTAGAGAACTCCTCAACAGATCAGCAAACTGCGCACTCTTCTGCTGATTCCTCCGTTAACTCATCCGATCCATCCAAATCGGTTCAGCACCCAACACCTGGCGCAAAACCGATAGGTGCACCTGGCAACCCGATTGTGCGTGTTGCTTTGTTGAGTCAATCGCCACCTCGTGCCGTGGACTTATCAGGGCAGGCCGAGTGCAGATTTAGCAATGGTGAAATCGTTGAAAAAAGAACACTTGAAATGGTGCTGGCTGAACGTCGTTCAAATTTGGTGACCTGCCAGTCGGGCCAAAATGGTGCCGTGGTTGTCAATGAACGCTCCTATCCAGAGACTGTTTATTTCCTCAACAGAGGTACAGGTTGGATTGTCATTAATCAACTGCCTCTGGAGCGATATGTTGCCTCTGTGGTTGGCGCGGAAATGCCGAGTCATTGGAATCCTGAAGCCCTAAAGGCACAAGCTGTAGCCGCACGCTCCTATGCCCTCGTGCATCTTGTGCGTCCTGCAGATTCCGATTTCAATCTTGGCGATACAACCCGATGGCAAGCCTATGGAGGCCTCAACACTCAGAGCGTGCGTACAGCCGCCGCTACAAAAGCCACCAAGGGTCTCGTGCTTAGTTTTCAAGGAGGACTCGTTGAATCGCTGTATGCATCCACCAGTGAAATTGTTGCTGAAGCGCACAGTCATTTAGGAGCAAGCATGAGTCAGCATGGAGCACAAAACCTCGCTACGAAGGGGCTCAAATTCAATGAAATCCTCGGACATTATTACGTGGGTGCATCCCTAGCAAGTCTCAAAACAAATGAAAGCTGA
- a CDS encoding SDR family NAD(P)-dependent oxidoreductase, whose amino-acid sequence MPEINRDAWVGRALIVGRGGLGTAIAQELQRRHPALGVMLCGRTLGSADDWLVDLQSPKSLEALSQRLLEDLQPLRLVINATGRLHGGSLSPEKRLQQVHAEHLMESFAINAAGPLLLAKAIEPALKRDHLFHFASLSARVGSIGDNRTGGWYAYRGAKAAQNMYLRSLSVEWARRFPLATVTMLHPGTTDTALSKPFQNFVPPDRLFSPQKAAALLLDVLLEQSAEDSGRFLAWDGQEIPW is encoded by the coding sequence ATGCCTGAAATCAACAGAGATGCTTGGGTTGGCCGTGCATTGATCGTTGGTCGTGGTGGTCTTGGTACGGCAATTGCGCAGGAACTGCAACGCCGTCATCCCGCTCTGGGAGTCATGCTCTGCGGTCGAACCTTGGGTTCAGCAGATGATTGGCTGGTGGACCTTCAGTCCCCAAAGAGCCTCGAGGCGTTGTCCCAGAGGCTCCTGGAGGATCTACAGCCCCTACGTTTAGTGATTAACGCCACAGGGCGACTGCATGGAGGCTCCCTGTCCCCTGAGAAGCGTCTGCAGCAGGTTCATGCAGAGCATTTGATGGAATCCTTTGCAATCAATGCTGCGGGTCCTCTGCTGCTGGCCAAGGCGATTGAGCCTGCTTTGAAGCGAGACCATCTTTTTCACTTTGCGAGTCTCAGTGCGCGAGTGGGAAGCATCGGCGACAACAGAACTGGGGGCTGGTACGCCTATCGCGGTGCCAAAGCCGCCCAGAATATGTATTTGCGTTCATTGAGTGTGGAGTGGGCGCGGCGATTTCCACTCGCCACAGTCACGATGTTGCATCCAGGAACTACCGATACAGCCCTTTCCAAGCCGTTTCAAAATTTTGTTCCGCCGGATCGCCTTTTCAGTCCTCAGAAAGCGGCAGCGCTCTTGCTGGATGTTTTGCTCGAGCAATCAGCAGAGGACAGCGGACGTTTTCTGGCTTGGGATGGTCAGGAGATTCCCTGGTGA
- a CDS encoding DUF2237 family protein, producing the protein MPSQQQEQKPVGQGDLNVLGGALEGCSCEPMTGWFRDGLCRTDPSDLGQHSVCCVMSERFLNYSKAQGNDLSTPVPEFGFTGLKPGDHWCVCAPRWKQAYDDGMAPPVRLEATEHTTLQVIPLDILKSHAHQGIS; encoded by the coding sequence ATGCCGTCACAACAACAAGAGCAAAAGCCAGTTGGGCAGGGTGATTTGAATGTTTTAGGTGGCGCGCTTGAAGGCTGTAGTTGTGAGCCGATGACAGGTTGGTTTCGAGATGGACTTTGTCGCACCGATCCCAGCGACTTGGGACAACACAGCGTCTGCTGCGTGATGTCCGAACGATTTCTGAATTACAGCAAGGCCCAGGGAAATGACCTGAGCACTCCAGTGCCCGAATTTGGCTTCACTGGCCTCAAACCAGGCGATCACTGGTGCGTATGCGCCCCACGCTGGAAACAGGCCTATGACGACGGAATGGCTCCGCCAGTCCGACTCGAAGCAACCGAACACACAACCTTGCAGGTGATCCCTCTAGACATCCTCAAGTCGCATGCTCACCAGGGAATCTCCTGA
- a CDS encoding DUF4090 family protein yields the protein MDFSGPDAIDHAIKAGLDIDGSPLPVAMLTLYREVMDQEAQRKRSGVKKSMRNRIVRTGAKHFSREVLNARLIEAGWEGLKDKEISFYFS from the coding sequence ATGGACTTCAGCGGCCCCGACGCCATCGATCATGCGATTAAGGCTGGATTGGACATCGATGGAAGCCCTCTTCCCGTTGCGATGCTCACTCTGTATCGCGAGGTGATGGATCAAGAGGCTCAACGAAAGCGCAGTGGAGTGAAGAAGTCGATGAGGAACCGCATCGTGCGCACGGGTGCCAAACATTTCAGCAGAGAGGTCTTGAACGCTCGCTTAATCGAGGCCGGCTGGGAAGGCCTCAAGGACAAGGAAATCAGTTTTTACTTCAGCTGA
- the metH gene encoding methionine synthase, with protein sequence MQAVTETPTLVASRFLKRLHDPSRPVLVFDGATGTSLQQMDLSAEDFGGEALEGCNENLVVTRPDAVQSVHRQFLDAGCDVIETDTFGAASVVLAEYGLESKTFELNKRAAELAKEVAMEYSTDEKPRFVAGSMGPTTKLPTLGHISFDLLRDSYQEQAEGLIAGDVDLLIIETCQDVLQIKAALQGIEQAFETSGERRPLMVSVTMETTGTMLVGSDIAAVVAILEPFPIDVLGLNCATGPEQMKEHMRYLTENAPFVVSCIPNAGLPENVGGVAHYRLTPLELKMQLMHFVEDLGVQVIGGCCGTTPAHIAALSEISSELSAAPRKVRSHHHERKALSYEAAASSIYGATPYLQDNSFLIIGERLNASGSKKVRELLNKEDWDGLVAVARGQVKENAHILDVNVDYVGRDGERDMQELVNRVVTNVNLPLMLDSTEWQKMEAGLKVAGGKCILNSTNYEDGDERFFKVLEISKRYGAGVVIGTIDEDGMARTADQKVAIAKRAYRDAVEFGIPAREIFYDALALPISTGIEEDRRNGAETIEAIRRIREDLPQVHIVLGVSNVSFGLSPAARITLNSVFLHDCCEAGMDAAIISPAKILPLIKISEEHQKVCRDLINDRRGFEGDVCTYDPLTELTTLFEGVSAKAARESGPSLSDLPVEERLKQHIIDGERIGLEDALKEGLSSYPPLEIVNTFLLDGMKVVGELFGSGQMQLPFVLQSAETMKSAVAFLEPFMEKEEGERSAKAKFLIATVKGDVHDIGKNLVDIILTNNGYEVINLGIKQDVNAIIAAQEEHQADCIAMSGLLVKSTAFMKDNLKAFNEAGINVPVVLGGAALTPRFVNKDCSDVYDGKVIYGRDAFTDLRFMDALVAAKSKDRWDDRSGFLDGTPEGLSIGGDADHSDSANASTQSSSQQVETPDLKLPVTYHRSDAVPEEKAVITPFLGASVLQGEDQIPLDEVIAFLDRQALFAGQWQMRKAKNQSREEYEQDLSDKAEPILQKWLARAKEDQLLQPAVAYGYFPSGRDGNSVVVFNPEGGAELGRFDVPRQRSGNRYCIADFFLDLNEGEPCDVLPMQAVTMGAEASRFSEELFRNDAYSDYLFFHGLAVQMAEALAEWTHARIRRECGFSDPDGMPLRDILAQRYRGSRYSFGYPACPNVADSRQQLEWLQADRIGLTMDESDQLHPEQSTTALVALHSTARYFSA encoded by the coding sequence ATGCAGGCCGTCACCGAGACCCCAACCCTGGTCGCCTCACGGTTTTTAAAGCGTCTGCACGATCCGTCACGGCCCGTCTTGGTGTTTGACGGAGCGACAGGCACTTCTCTGCAGCAGATGGACCTATCCGCAGAGGATTTCGGTGGAGAAGCCCTGGAAGGTTGTAACGAAAACCTGGTGGTCACACGACCCGATGCCGTTCAAAGCGTGCATCGACAGTTTCTTGACGCCGGTTGTGATGTCATCGAAACCGATACCTTTGGAGCGGCTTCTGTCGTCCTTGCCGAGTACGGCCTAGAAAGCAAAACCTTTGAGCTCAACAAGCGTGCTGCTGAGCTGGCCAAAGAGGTGGCGATGGAATACAGCACCGATGAAAAGCCACGATTCGTGGCTGGATCGATGGGACCCACCACAAAGTTACCCACGCTCGGACACATCAGTTTTGATCTCCTTCGTGATTCCTATCAAGAGCAAGCGGAAGGACTGATTGCAGGGGATGTGGATCTACTCATCATTGAAACCTGTCAAGACGTTCTTCAGATCAAGGCAGCGCTCCAAGGAATTGAGCAAGCCTTTGAAACCAGCGGCGAACGCCGCCCCTTGATGGTTTCCGTGACGATGGAAACCACAGGCACGATGCTGGTGGGTTCCGATATTGCGGCTGTTGTTGCCATTCTTGAGCCGTTCCCAATTGATGTTCTTGGCCTGAACTGCGCAACAGGACCTGAACAAATGAAAGAGCACATGCGTTATCTGACAGAGAATGCTCCTTTTGTAGTGAGCTGCATTCCCAACGCAGGCTTACCTGAAAATGTTGGTGGGGTGGCGCATTACCGGCTGACACCGCTGGAACTGAAGATGCAACTCATGCACTTCGTTGAAGATCTTGGTGTTCAGGTTATTGGTGGATGTTGCGGAACAACGCCTGCACATATTGCAGCACTCTCTGAAATCTCCTCAGAGCTGAGTGCCGCACCAAGAAAGGTACGCTCTCATCACCATGAGAGAAAAGCTCTCAGTTACGAAGCCGCCGCGTCGTCAATTTATGGTGCAACGCCTTATTTACAAGACAATTCATTCCTCATCATTGGTGAACGGCTGAATGCCAGTGGATCCAAAAAAGTGCGTGAATTATTGAATAAAGAGGACTGGGACGGGCTAGTGGCTGTTGCTAGAGGCCAGGTCAAAGAAAATGCACACATCTTGGATGTGAATGTCGACTATGTAGGCCGCGATGGCGAAAGGGATATGCAAGAACTCGTGAATCGAGTGGTAACCAACGTGAACCTGCCATTGATGCTCGACTCAACGGAGTGGCAAAAAATGGAGGCAGGCCTGAAAGTTGCAGGTGGTAAATGCATCCTTAATTCAACCAACTATGAAGATGGTGATGAACGTTTTTTCAAAGTATTAGAGATTTCTAAAAGGTATGGGGCTGGAGTGGTAATTGGAACAATCGACGAAGATGGCATGGCCCGTACTGCAGACCAAAAAGTTGCGATTGCGAAAAGAGCCTATCGAGATGCTGTGGAGTTTGGGATTCCAGCTCGTGAAATTTTTTACGACGCACTTGCACTTCCAATCTCAACAGGCATCGAAGAAGATCGACGCAACGGGGCTGAAACAATCGAAGCCATTCGCAGGATTCGCGAAGATCTTCCCCAAGTTCACATCGTTCTCGGTGTGTCCAATGTGAGCTTTGGCTTATCTCCTGCTGCCAGAATCACGCTGAATTCAGTCTTTTTGCATGATTGCTGTGAGGCTGGAATGGATGCGGCCATTATTTCACCAGCCAAGATTCTTCCCCTCATCAAAATTAGCGAAGAGCATCAGAAAGTTTGTCGAGACTTGATTAATGATCGCCGTGGATTTGAAGGTGATGTTTGCACTTATGATCCCCTTACAGAATTAACAACCTTATTCGAAGGCGTAAGCGCTAAAGCGGCTCGTGAATCAGGGCCATCCTTGAGCGATCTTCCCGTCGAAGAACGACTGAAACAGCACATCATTGATGGCGAACGGATTGGACTGGAAGATGCTCTCAAGGAAGGGTTAAGCAGTTATCCCCCGTTGGAAATCGTCAACACATTTTTACTTGACGGAATGAAAGTAGTTGGGGAGCTATTTGGCTCCGGACAAATGCAACTTCCCTTTGTCCTTCAATCGGCCGAAACGATGAAATCGGCTGTTGCTTTTCTCGAGCCATTCATGGAGAAAGAGGAAGGCGAAAGATCAGCAAAAGCAAAGTTTTTAATCGCAACAGTTAAAGGCGACGTTCATGACATTGGGAAAAATCTTGTAGACATTATTTTAACGAATAACGGATACGAAGTTATCAACCTTGGAATCAAGCAAGATGTAAACGCAATAATTGCTGCCCAAGAAGAACATCAAGCAGATTGCATTGCCATGAGCGGCCTACTGGTGAAATCTACAGCGTTCATGAAAGACAACCTAAAAGCATTTAATGAAGCTGGAATCAACGTTCCAGTGGTACTCGGAGGTGCAGCATTAACCCCAAGATTTGTTAACAAAGATTGCAGCGATGTGTATGACGGCAAGGTCATTTATGGACGAGATGCATTCACTGATCTGCGTTTTATGGATGCCCTCGTAGCTGCCAAGTCCAAGGATCGCTGGGACGATCGCTCTGGCTTTCTCGATGGCACCCCTGAGGGCCTCTCAATCGGCGGTGATGCGGACCACTCAGATTCAGCCAACGCATCGACTCAAAGCTCCTCTCAGCAGGTTGAGACGCCTGATCTCAAGCTTCCAGTTACATACCATCGATCAGATGCCGTTCCTGAAGAGAAGGCCGTCATCACTCCTTTCCTCGGTGCATCCGTCCTGCAGGGAGAGGATCAGATTCCGCTTGATGAGGTGATTGCGTTCCTCGACCGCCAAGCACTGTTTGCAGGGCAGTGGCAGATGCGAAAAGCCAAAAACCAAAGCCGTGAAGAGTACGAGCAAGATCTCTCAGACAAGGCTGAGCCCATCCTTCAAAAATGGCTGGCGCGCGCGAAGGAAGACCAACTGCTGCAGCCGGCAGTTGCTTATGGCTATTTCCCCTCCGGCCGTGACGGCAATTCAGTGGTGGTATTCAACCCTGAAGGTGGTGCAGAACTGGGACGGTTTGACGTCCCCCGTCAACGCAGTGGCAATCGCTATTGCATCGCCGATTTTTTCCTAGACCTCAACGAGGGGGAACCCTGCGATGTGCTGCCGATGCAAGCCGTCACCATGGGTGCGGAAGCCAGTCGCTTCAGCGAAGAGCTGTTTCGCAACGATGCATACAGCGACTATCTGTTTTTTCACGGATTAGCGGTTCAGATGGCAGAGGCGCTTGCGGAGTGGACCCATGCGCGCATTCGCCGCGAATGCGGCTTCTCCGATCCCGACGGGATGCCTCTCAGAGACATTCTTGCCCAGCGCTACAGGGGAAGTCGTTACTCCTTTGGCTACCCAGCCTGTCCCAACGTGGCGGATTCTCGCCAACAACTGGAATGGCTACAGGCCGATCGGATTGGTCTGACCATGGACGAAAGCGACCAACTGCATCCAGAACAGAGCACAACCGCCCTGGTTGCCCTGCACAGCACCGCTCGCTACTTCAGCGCCTAG
- a CDS encoding branched-chain amino acid transaminase: MHQFLPYAWFEGRCIPFEQAKVSIATHALHYGTGAFGGMRAIPDPEKPGGMLLFRPDRHARRLSQSAKLLLADLSEDTVMEALVAVLRANKPTTPIYLRPFVYTSDLGIAPRLHNIETDFLIYGLELGDYLSPDGVSCRISSWTRQEDRSLPLRGKISGAYITSSLAKTEAVNSGFDEALLMNTRGKVSEASGMNLFLVRDGVLITPGVDQDILEGITRSSVIELAKHMGLQVIERPVDKTELCIADEVFLTGTAAKITPIRQLESTLLPTNRPVMDALRKRLVSITEGRDPEFRHWVTRIELET, from the coding sequence ATGCATCAGTTCCTTCCCTACGCCTGGTTTGAAGGCCGCTGCATCCCGTTTGAACAGGCCAAAGTTTCAATCGCTACGCATGCCCTTCACTACGGCACTGGTGCTTTCGGCGGCATGCGTGCGATTCCAGATCCAGAAAAGCCTGGCGGCATGCTGTTGTTTCGACCGGACCGCCATGCCAGACGGCTCTCCCAAAGCGCAAAGCTCCTGCTCGCTGATCTAAGCGAAGACACCGTGATGGAAGCTTTGGTTGCGGTATTAAGGGCCAACAAGCCCACCACGCCGATCTACCTGAGGCCGTTTGTTTACACCAGTGATCTAGGCATCGCCCCTCGTCTGCACAACATCGAGACTGATTTCCTGATTTACGGCTTAGAGCTCGGCGATTACCTCTCCCCTGATGGCGTGAGTTGCCGCATTAGTAGTTGGACCAGGCAGGAAGATCGCTCACTTCCCCTGCGCGGAAAAATCAGTGGTGCATACATCACTAGCTCGCTTGCCAAAACGGAGGCCGTCAACAGCGGATTCGACGAAGCCCTGCTGATGAACACCCGGGGAAAGGTGAGCGAAGCCAGCGGCATGAATCTGTTTTTGGTGCGCGATGGCGTCCTGATCACACCTGGCGTTGATCAGGACATTCTTGAGGGAATCACTCGCTCCAGCGTGATTGAGCTGGCAAAGCACATGGGATTGCAGGTAATCGAACGCCCCGTTGACAAAACAGAACTGTGTATCGCTGATGAAGTCTTCCTTACAGGCACGGCGGCGAAAATTACGCCGATTCGTCAACTCGAATCCACGCTCTTACCGACCAACCGTCCGGTGATGGATGCCTTAAGAAAACGCCTGGTGTCGATTACAGAAGGAAGAGATCCTGAATTCAGACACTGGGTGACCAGGATCGAGCTCGAAACCTAA